In Aspergillus fumigatus Af293 chromosome 2, whole genome shotgun sequence, a genomic segment contains:
- a CDS encoding putative disulfide isomerase, protein MRSSLLAWSFLSLLSIPTFAIPSGGIANDLNLANNRLVKRAEPVEKTESEPVSTTFNGVEVPPLKELTPENFEELTKNGYWFVKHYSPSCPHCKAIAPTWQTLYEYYYTSKPISSSSEPSDTQSLNSFQNFYNFHFASMNCLAFSDFCKRLDVKWFPTFSLYHNGKLIEQFEGAKTMEGLSEFIEGKLESIRPGSRPPKGVKLPKPGDKQVDTEAAPDVPAAKDKDRVAGVKAGEKHNEQVAQLASAEAPVKSATPKVNSKPSAPANPQGISVPLTAESFQKLVTTTRDPWFVKFYAPWCHHCQALAPVWQGMAREMQHVLNVGEVNCDAEPRLCKDARVNAYPTMYFFRGGERVEYTGLRGLGDLVNYAKKAVDIGSGVQDVDAAQFKQLEEKEEVIFLYFYDHATTSEDFEALERLTLSLVGHARLVKTSSAALAERFKITTWPRLLVSRDGRPSYYNALAPKDMRDVRQILNWMRSVWLPIVPELTVSNAREIMDGKYVVLGILSRRRSDDFILAKRELKSAALEWMDKQTQLFRLERQELRDAKQLRIEEAEDRNDQRALRAAKNMRISIREDDKKQVGFAWVDGEFWERWLRTTFGIDIENGERVIINDQDNRRYWDATSSGAPIMASRTSILETIPLVIADSSKLKPKSTVGTFEYIFFVTRSFISGHPIIFVALLTISIVAVTYLARARLAKRGLSRGGILGAVQSNSAGFFRLDGKEGLLNGGGTGKVD, encoded by the exons ATGAGGTCCTCTTTGCTGGCGTGGTCGTTCCTTTCGCTTCTCTCTATCCCAACTTTTGCCATTCCTTCCGGCGGCATCGCGAATGATCTTAATCTTGCGAACAATCGCCTCGTCAAAAGAGCGGAACCGGTTGAAAAGACTGAGTCGGAGCCGGTGTCGACAACATTCAATGGCGTCGAAGTGCCGCCCCTGAAAGAGTTGACACCAGAGAACTTTGAGGAGCTTACCAAAAACGGTTACTG GTTTGTGAAGCACTATTCTCCGTCATGTCCCCATTGCAAGGCGATCGCTCCCACATGGCAGACTCTATACGAATACTACTAT ACATCTAAAccgatatcttcctcttccgagCCGTCTGATACTCAATCCCTTAACTCCTTCCAAAATTTCTACAACTTTCACTTCGCTTCGATGAACTGTCTTGCATTTTCGGATTTCTGCAAGAGGCTGGATGTCAAATGGTTTCCGACATTTTCCCTTTACCATAATGGCAAATTGATTGAACAGTTCGAGGGTGCGAAGACCATGGAAGGTCTAAGTGAGTTCATTGAAGGCAAGCTAGAATCAATCCGACCTGGTTCTCGTCCTCCGAAGGGCGTAAAGCTTCCCAAACCGGGCGACAAACAGGTAGACACGGAAGCTGCGCCGGACGTTCCAGccgccaaggacaaggaccGTGTGGCGGGAGTCAAGGCTGGTGAGAAGCATAATGAACAAGTCGCTCAGCTCGCCAGCGCAGAGGCTCCGGTGAAATCTGCTACCCCTAAGGTGAACTCGAAACCATCCGCGCCTGCGAACCCTCAAGGTATCTCCGTTCCTCTTACAGCAGAGAGCTTTCAAAAGCTGGTCACAACTACCAGAGATCCCTGGTTCGTCAAGTTCTATGCTCCGTGGTGCCATCACTGCCAAGCACTGGCGCCTGTTTGGCAGGGAATGGCCCGGGAGATGCAGCATGTCCTCAACGTTGGAGAGGTGAATTGCGATGCAGAGCCCAGGCTTTGCAAGGACGCTCGGGTGAACGCCTACCCGACAATGTACTTCTTCCGTGGTGGCGAACGCGTTGAATACACCGGTTTACGCGGTCTTGGCGATTTGGTCAACTACGCAAAGAAGGCTGTAGACATTGGATCTGGTGTTCAAGATGTCGACGCAGCTCAATTCAAgcagctggaagaaaaggaagaagtgATATTTCTGTACTTTTACGACCACGCAACGACATCTGAAGATTTTGAGGCCTTGGAACGTTTGACTCTCAGCCTGGTGGGTCACGCCAGATTGGTCAAGACAAGCAGTGCGGCTCTCGCCGAGCGGTTCAAGATCACAACCTGGCCTCGTCTCTTAGTCTCCCGAGATGGACGTCCCAGTTACTATAATGCTCTGGCTCCCAAGGATATGCGGGACGTCCGCCAGATTCTGAACTGGATGCGCTCTGTTTGGCTGCCTATTGTCCCTGAACTCACGGTCTCTAACGCCCGCGAGATCATGGACGGGAAATATGTTGTTCTTGGGATTCTGAGCAGGCGTCGCTCGGATGATTTCATCCTTGCCAAGAGAGAATTAAAGAGCGCCGCTCTGGAGTGGATGGACAAACAAACCCAGTTGTTCCGATTGGAGAGGCAAGAACTTAGGGATGCTAAGCAGCTACGTAtcgaggaggcagaagaCCGCAATGACCAACGTGCCTTGCGGGCTGCTAAGAACATGCGCATTTCCATCCGGGAAGATGACAAGAAGCAAGTTGGATTTGCCTGGGTTGATGGCGAGTTCTGGGAACGGTGGCTGAGGACCACTTTTGGTATCGATATCGAGAACGGAGAACGGGTCATCATTAACGACCAGGAT AATCGACGCTACTGGGACGCCACTTCTAGTGGAGCTCCGATCATGGCCTCGCGAACCTCCATCCTCGAAACGATTCCGCTAGTCATCGCCGACTCGTCGAAGTTGAAGCCTAAGTCCACAGTCGGAACATTCGAAtacatcttcttcgtcactCGGTCCTTTATTTCCGGCCATCCCATCATTTTCGTCGCATTGTTGACCATAAGCATTGTTGCCGTCACTTACTTGGCTCGAGCAAGGCTGGCAAAACGTGGCCTCAGTCGTGGTGGCATCCTCGGCGCGGTTCAGAGCAATAGTGCCGGCTTTTTCCGTCTCGATGGGAAGGAAGGTCTACTGAATGGGGGCGGCACCGGAAAGGTCGATTAG
- a CDS encoding cytochrome b-c1 complex subunit 10, translating to MFSQTLRRAASQSTGAYRSPFAPKYYVPAHFGGVSVNMATKYATIASTFGVAAGAFALFFFGEVPRVRNDILRKVPFLDEYFDRSIPAEDNPF from the exons ATG TTCTCGCAAACTCTCCGTCGCGCTGCGTCCCAGTCTACTGGCGCCTACCGCTCTCCTTTCGCTCCCAA GTACTACGTTCCTGCCCACTTCGGGGGTGTGAGCGTCAACATGGCCACCAAGTA CGCTACCATTGCTTCCACCTtcggtgttgctgctggcgccttcgccctcttcttcttcggtgaAGTGCCCCGTGTGCGCAACGACATCCTGCGCAAGGTTCCCTTCCTTGACGAGTACTTCGACCGCAGCATCCCTGCCGAGGACAAC CCGTTCTAA
- a CDS encoding C2H2-type zinc finger protein, whose protein sequence is MMDPRSHPSRPPSTSLPQGSTPLSSTPISNMPMPQYTMQPQYPVSQPHTLPPLQPHHSQSPAPHSYMGQPPYRPDLSRYPASTHDVYASSAAPIMPHTTVGSLPPSTFLSHHNHQAQAQQSQHYPPPPHNVLPPASSAQTYPQPIAPAPPRDRRPDFNGMPSGAFSYPDGKASPWMNPDPVAAANGAGAYGAKEPPRTQVVGSQGRRGILPSVPGRVAPVTNGVNGTAKNTTIPAKDADGKFPCPHCNKTYLHAKHLKRHLLRHTGDRPYMCVLCKDTFSRSDILKRHFQKCSIRRGNPTGATHLSHPQAHLKRSQAQAAANTAKSLQEEVSSTVPPSNGIAGATFSEGAVNGNGLGAGRPGFTDQQPLGFTMQSVNGLGRGQPDDAYAHGQAHQRASWMATPKQNPYLVQPGTEAPNQQLNVDRPTLEQAKPSVVDPKRPMMPGPDPNHGGGLDWTSMFQAGASDGYINQVFPQSMASGQEPIQAQVETERKFYPTTTTAGPQEGGMNGLYLASTTLGGDGTVQAARQ, encoded by the exons ATGATGGATCCTAGATCTCACCCTTCACGGCCTCCATCCACCAGCCTTCCCCAAGGCTCCACGCCTCTTTCCTCGACACCCATATCGAACATGCCAATGCCTCAGTACACCATGCAGCCTCAATACCCTGTGTCTCAGCCGCACACCCTTCCTCCGCTGCAGCCTCATCACAGTCAATCTCCTGCCCCTCATTCCTACATGGGTCAGCCACCATACCGGCCGGATCTGTCGAGATATCCCGCGTCTACGCATGATGTTTACGCGTCATCGGCTGCACCCATCATGCCTCATACCACGGTGGGTAGCTTACCGCCTTCAACCTTCCTCTCCCACCACAATCACCAAGCGCAGGCACAACAATCGCAGCActatcctcctcctcctcacaATGTGCTACCACCTGCTTCGAGCGCGCAGACTTACCCACAACCAATTGCGCCCGCTCCACCACGGGATCGCCGCCCCGACTTCAATGGTATGCCATCTGGCGCTTTCAGCTACCCCGACGGCAAGGCCTCGCCTTGGATGAACCCCGATCCGGTGGCAGCTGCAAACGGTGCCGGAGCTTACGGTGCAAAGGAACCTCCACGCACTCAAGTGGTTGGATCTCAAGGCCGACGTGGTATTCTTCCGAGCGTTCCGGGCCGCGTGGCTCCTGTCACCAATGGTGTCAATGGCACCGCCAAAAACACGACGATTCCGGCCAAGGACGCGGATGGAAAGTTCCCCTGCCCTCATTGCAACAAGACATACCTTCACGCTAAACACTTGAAGCGCCATTTGCTAAGAC ACACTGGTGATCGCCCGTACATGTGTGTTCTCTGCAAGGACACGTTCTCTCGCAGTGATATTCTGAAGCGCCATTTCCAGAAATGCTCCATCCGACGCGGTAACCCCACAGGGGCGACTCACTTGTCGCATCCTCAGGCACATTTGAAGCGGTCTCAGGCTCAAGCTGCAGCAAATACTGCAAAAAGTTTACAGGAGGAAGTCAGTAGTACCGTCCCGCCTTCCAATGGCATCGCGGGTGCGACCTTCAGCGAGGGGGCCGTGAACGGGAACGGTCTGGGTGCAGGCCGACCAGGTTTCACGGACCAGCAGCCTCTAGGCTTTACGATGCAGTCTGTCAATGGACTGGGCCGTGGTCAGCCAGACGACGCCTACGCTCATGGACAAGCTCATCAGAGAGCATCGTGGATGGCTACTCCCAAGCAGAACCCGTACCTTGTGCAGCCTGGCACTGAAGCACCTAACCAGCAGCTGAATGTTGACCGCCCTACCCTTGAACAGGCGAAACCCTCCGTCGTTGATCCCAAGCGTCCCATGATGCCCGGACCCGACCCGAATCATGGCGGTGGACTTGATTGGACTTCCATGTTCCAGGCTGGAGCCTCCGACGGCTATATCAATCAGGTGTTCCCCCAGTCCATGGCATCCGGCCAGGAGCCTATCCAAGCCCAGGTTGAAACTGAACGAAAGTTCTACCCTACCACTACGACGGCTGGCCCTCAAGAAGGTGGAATGAACGGTTTATACTTGGCTTCTACTACTCTCGGTGGCGATG GCACCGTTCAAGCTGCCAGACAATAG
- a CDS encoding amino acid permease — MSSIKVASKQAVYQDVDHDPVTSVLPNGDIPYTDHEMDADERVIVALGYKQEFKREFSLWTTFCVSFAVLGLLPSFASTLYYGMGYAGTAGMVWGWIIAMIFIQCVAMAMAELCSAMPTSGGLYYAAAVLAPPGYGPFAAWLTGWSNWIGQITAAPSVDFALAAMILAAASISNPDYIPTSWQTFLLTTLIMIIHSFISSMPTKWVARFNSYGSTFNMMALVVVLIAIPAGTKNEPKFNPSKEVWGTITNGTEFPDGVAVLMTFVGVIWTMSGYDSPFHLSEECSNANVASPRAIVMTSGVGGLMGWFLQLVVAYTVLDIEAVIDSDLGQPWASYLLQVMPRKTAMAILGLTIVCGFSMGQGCMVAASRVTYAYARDDCFPLSRIWKKVNERTKTPVNAVILNTVLGILMCLLILAGDVAIGALFSIGAIAQFVAFTIPISIRVFFVGNRFQKGPWHLGPFGPAIGGLGVLFVLLMVPILCLPSVRGADLIPDQMNWTCLVWGAPMLTVTIWWVIDARRWFKGPKINVEHVIHGVEAIVDVGVEAEDQRSQSQDAASKSSNV, encoded by the exons ATGTCGTCCATTAAGGTCGCTTCAAAACAGGCGGTTTATCAAGATGTCGACCACGATCCCGTCACGTCTGTATTGCCAAACGGGGATATCCCGTACACGGATCATGAGATGGACGCGGACGAGCGGGTGATTGTGGCCCTGGGTTACAAGCAAGAATTCAAGCGAGAGTTCTCTTTGTGGACTACGTTCTGCGTCAGCTTTGCCGTGCTAGGGCTCCTTCCCTCGTTCGCGAGCACCCTATACTATG GAATGGGTTATGCGGGAACAGCAGGCATGGTCTGGGGGTGGATCATCGCCATGATCTTCATTCAATGTgtggcaatggcaatggctgaACTATGTTCTGCAATGCCGACGAG TGGTGGCTTATACTACGCAGCGGCAGTTCTCGCACCTCCAGGGTACGGACCCTTTGCAGCCTGGCTGACAGGTTGGTCCAACTGGATTGGCCAGATCACAGCAGCGCCGTCGGTAGATTTTGCATTGGCGGCGATGATTCTGGCAGCTGCATCGATTTCCAACCCGGACTATATCCCAACCAGCTGGCAGACGTTCCTCCTCACTACGCTGATCATGATCATCCACAGCTTCATCAGTAGCATGCCGACGAAATGGGTCGCGAGGTTCAATTCATACGGTTCCACCTTCAACATGATGGCTCTCGTTGTCGTCCTCATTGCCATTCCTGCGGGTACGAAGAACGAACCGAAATTCAATCCGTCAAAAGAGGTATGGGGCACCATCACCAACGGTACGGAGTTTCCGGACGGCGTGGCTGTGCTCATGACCTTTGTCGGTGTCATCTGGACAATGTCAGGCTACGATTCGCCTTTCCATCTGAGCGAGGAATGCTCGAATGCAAACGTCGCCTCGCCGCGCGCCATTGTGATGACCTCTGGGGTCGGCGGCCTCATGGGCTGGTTTCTGCAGCTGGTAGTCGCCTACACTGTCCTCGACATCGAGGCCGTAATTGACTCGGATCTCGGACAACCTTGGGCATCGTACTTGCTACAAGTCATGCCGCGCAAAACAGCCATGGCCATTCTCGGACTTACCATTGTCTGCGGGTTTTCCATGGGCCAAGGCTGCATGGTTGCCGCATCGCGAGTGACCTACGCCTACGCTCGCGATGATTGCTTCCCCTTGTCACGAatctggaagaaggtcaacGAGAGGACCAAGACTCCTGTCAACGCCGTTATCCTCAACACTGTTCTGGGTATTCTGATGTGCCTTCTTATTCTGGCGGGCGATGTGGCCATCGGAGCCTTGTTTTCTATTGGCGCCATTGCACAGTTTGTCGCCTTTACCATACCCATTTCTATCCGGGTGTTCTTCGTGGGGAACCGCTTCCAAAAGGGGCCATGGCACCTGGGCCCATTTGGTCCGGCGATTGGAGGGCTCGGCGTCTTGTTTGTTCTGTTGATGGTGCCCATTTTGTGTCTTCCCAGCGTGAGAGGGGCGGATTTGATCCCTGACCAGATGAACTGGACTTGTCTGGTCTGGGGTGCGCCGATGCTGACGGTGACTATCTGGTGGGTCATTGATGCACGCAGGTGGTTCAAGGGTCCCAAAATCAATGTGGAGCATGTTATCCATGGCGTGGAGGCGATCGTGGATGTGGGGGTGGAGGCGGAGGACCAACGGAGCCAAAGTCAAGATGCAGCGAGCAAGTCTTCGAATGTGTAG